A genomic segment from Leptolyngbyaceae cyanobacterium encodes:
- a CDS encoding DUF2382 domain-containing protein, protein MTNQPSAKNKPGELSKNSLRIKVLLDKLRTKLKNFAVRDNEGNLVGRLKSVHLDSLRRLNLVISEGEREVSHLFLLRSNHIKQVDYTNQTIFLDIHQINIPDLAEYRPFPTPEMPFSENSIEASQEQFSQVNDVNSYAEQMPAPSESTDNLDFTDNEENLADDSLSDVVEEEAIRLLEERLVVNLNKRKVGEVVVRKEVETRMVEVPVQYEKLIVEQVGPEQKRLAEIDLSQPDISGLAMSATDRSDSDNQLTAKGVFTSPKTASLLLDAIARQKNHGCQTVRVEIVLENPEHQKTYQEWFDRCSGT, encoded by the coding sequence ATGACTAATCAACCATCTGCGAAAAATAAACCAGGAGAACTATCCAAAAATAGCCTGCGGATTAAAGTTCTATTGGATAAGCTCAGAACTAAGCTGAAAAATTTTGCTGTCCGCGATAACGAAGGAAATTTGGTAGGGCGACTAAAAAGCGTACATCTTGATAGCTTGCGTCGGCTAAATTTAGTAATCTCTGAAGGGGAGAGAGAAGTTTCTCACCTATTTTTATTAAGAAGCAATCACATCAAGCAAGTAGATTATACCAACCAAACCATTTTCCTGGATATTCACCAAATAAACATTCCAGATTTAGCTGAATATAGACCTTTCCCAACTCCTGAAATGCCCTTTTCCGAAAACTCAATAGAAGCATCTCAAGAGCAGTTTAGTCAGGTTAACGATGTTAACTCCTATGCCGAGCAAATGCCCGCTCCCTCCGAATCAACAGACAACTTAGATTTCACCGATAACGAAGAAAACTTGGCTGATGATTCCCTATCAGATGTAGTGGAAGAAGAGGCGATCCGTTTACTGGAAGAACGGCTGGTAGTTAATCTGAATAAACGGAAAGTCGGTGAAGTAGTTGTCCGCAAAGAAGTGGAAACTCGCATGGTAGAAGTGCCAGTGCAGTATGAAAAATTGATTGTCGAGCAAGTTGGGCCAGAACAAAAACGACTTGCAGAAATTGATTTGAGCCAACCGGATATTTCCGGTTTGGCAATGTCTGCAACCGATCGTTCAGATTCAGACAATCAACTGACAGCCAAGGGTGTGTTTACTTCTCCCAAAACTGCCAGCTTGTTGTTAGATGCCATTGCCAGACAAAAAAATCACGGTTGCCAAACGGTAAGAGTAGAGATAGTTCTAGAAAATCCAGAACATCAAAAAACTTACCAAGAATGGTTCGATCGCTGTTCTGGTACTTAA
- a CDS encoding RsmB/NOP family class I SAM-dependent RNA methyltransferase — translation MEKPSNLLLKISRRLFEDQTEREKFIDALINPQFYNSSILWCRAKPDNLPFTIETPISWQPKFVDRISLGTKPGQHQLHEEGYYYCLDFSSVFAASTLLTISSPIDLVFDMCAAPGGKSIFAWQALSPNLLITNEVIGKRLGMLISNLKRCQISPSVVLNRDSSILAESFASTSNLVIVDAPCSGQSLLAKGDTAAGCFHEANINKCANRQKRIIANSAKIVAPQGYLAYMTCTYSPQENEQVAEWLLKKFPQFAPVEVPLLADYQSHLTSIPCYRMWPQSGLGAGAFTILFKNMEEDGINQVDLDLIKEIEVINILKNHLRLWRQSG, via the coding sequence ATGGAAAAGCCTTCTAACTTGTTACTCAAAATCAGTCGTCGTTTGTTTGAAGACCAAACAGAACGAGAAAAATTTATTGACGCATTGATAAATCCTCAATTTTATAATTCTAGTATTCTTTGGTGTCGAGCCAAACCGGATAACCTGCCCTTTACCATAGAAACGCCGATTTCTTGGCAACCGAAATTTGTCGATCGCATATCTTTAGGAACCAAACCCGGTCAACATCAATTACACGAAGAAGGTTATTATTATTGTTTAGATTTCTCTTCCGTGTTTGCCGCTTCTACTCTGTTAACTATTTCTTCCCCGATAGACTTAGTTTTCGATATGTGTGCCGCACCTGGAGGGAAAAGCATTTTTGCTTGGCAAGCATTATCACCAAATTTGTTAATTACTAACGAAGTCATTGGTAAACGGCTGGGAATGCTGATTTCTAATTTAAAACGCTGTCAAATTTCTCCTAGCGTGGTTTTAAATCGCGATTCCAGCATTCTGGCCGAATCATTTGCAAGTACGAGTAATCTAGTAATTGTAGATGCCCCTTGTTCCGGACAATCTTTATTAGCAAAAGGGGATACAGCCGCCGGATGTTTTCACGAAGCTAATATTAATAAATGCGCTAATCGCCAAAAAAGAATTATTGCCAATTCAGCAAAAATTGTCGCACCGCAAGGCTATCTTGCTTATATGACTTGTACTTATTCACCGCAGGAAAACGAACAAGTTGCGGAATGGCTTTTGAAGAAATTTCCCCAATTTGCACCAGTAGAAGTTCCCCTCTTAGCCGATTACCAATCTCATTTAACTAGTATTCCTTGTTATCGGATGTGGCCGCAATCAGGGTTAGGTGCTGGTGCTTTTACGATTTTATTTAAAAATATGGAAGAAGATGGTATCAATCAAGTCGATCTAGATTTAATAAAAGAAATAGAGGTGATTAATATTTTAAAAAATCATCTTCGTTTATGGAGACAATCGGGGTAG
- the cbiM gene encoding cobalt transporter CbiM, which produces MNIIAPFNIGFTNLLHWVMQPQLALHIPDGFLSLPVIFVTWVLAIGLIALSLSQVKAEYQERAVPLMGVCAAFIFAAQMINFPIPGGTSGHLLGGTLAAILLGPWAGSLVMAVVFIVQAVLFQDGGLTVLGANITNMGLIGTFVGYYLYKVIRYSIGRNSWRGMSIATAVAAWTSVFVAAILTAIQLAVSGTVPLGIAISAMAFWHVLIGIGEALITVIAVSFVWKNRPDLLFDPPRKAVSSTSGHLSHR; this is translated from the coding sequence ATGAATATCATCGCGCCCTTTAATATTGGGTTTACCAACTTACTGCACTGGGTAATGCAACCCCAGTTAGCCTTACACATACCAGACGGCTTCTTAAGCCTACCCGTTATTTTCGTCACCTGGGTGCTTGCCATTGGTTTAATTGCCTTATCCCTCTCTCAAGTGAAAGCAGAATACCAAGAACGGGCAGTTCCCCTGATGGGAGTTTGCGCTGCCTTTATCTTTGCCGCCCAAATGATCAACTTTCCCATACCGGGCGGTACATCCGGTCACTTGTTAGGTGGAACCTTAGCGGCAATACTACTTGGCCCTTGGGCTGGGTCATTAGTAATGGCAGTAGTATTCATCGTGCAAGCAGTCTTGTTTCAAGATGGCGGACTCACAGTACTGGGAGCCAACATCACTAATATGGGATTAATCGGCACATTTGTTGGTTACTACTTATACAAAGTGATTAGATATAGCATCGGTCGCAATAGTTGGCGGGGAATGTCGATCGCTACTGCCGTTGCTGCTTGGACTAGCGTATTCGTGGCAGCTATTTTAACCGCAATTCAACTTGCGGTGTCCGGTACTGTCCCCTTGGGAATAGCGATTTCGGCAATGGCTTTTTGGCACGTATTAATTGGCATTGGCGAAGCGCTAATAACAGTCATCGCCGTGAGTTTTGTTTGGAAAAATCGACCGGATTTGTTATTCGATCCGCCTAGAAAAGCAGTTTCCTCCACATCCGGCCATCTTTCACATCGTTAA
- a CDS encoding MBOAT family O-acyltransferase — MAHDKKNKRLFWAVIGVIINLLILSLFKYGSLITHLFIDTFSYNRPEEGIIALLLHLPLPIGISFYTFEGISLVIDVMRQRDKDLEQNNFVSSNLLEHFLNTSFFIAFFPHLIAGPILKARQFYPQISIKYFKNINWYVVFNSLVVGYFLKMVVADNLKDYTFWIAYPYYQGLGTITNLCLLFGYSMQIFADFAGYSLIAIGLGASLGYSLPDNFNFPYISRSIAEFWRRWHISLSTWLRDYLYISLGGNRKGKVRTYINLMIVMTLGGLWHGAAWSYAVWGIFHGIGLAIERFLGLDNREKNLTENSKFTWKNILLDYLQILAVFSFVSLGWLLFKLPRFEEALDFLVSLFQDVELTPQLSKIIPVMIFSLPVIIYHIPHLPHLQKSEVDNNYLPKNAWWILCKEVAIGIMLAAILLNSGNSDEFIYFQF; from the coding sequence GTGGCTCATGACAAAAAAAACAAGCGCCTATTTTGGGCAGTAATAGGAGTAATTATCAACTTATTAATTTTATCTTTATTTAAATATGGCTCTTTAATTACCCATTTGTTTATCGATACTTTTTCTTATAATCGACCAGAAGAAGGTATCATTGCCTTACTGTTACACTTACCACTTCCCATCGGTATTTCTTTTTATACATTTGAAGGAATTAGTTTGGTCATAGATGTGATGCGCCAGAGAGACAAAGATTTAGAACAAAACAACTTTGTAAGCTCAAATTTGCTAGAACACTTCCTTAATACTTCTTTCTTTATAGCTTTCTTCCCCCACTTGATTGCAGGGCCAATACTAAAAGCACGTCAATTCTATCCACAAATAAGTATCAAATATTTTAAAAATATAAATTGGTATGTAGTATTCAATTCATTAGTTGTTGGCTATTTTTTAAAAATGGTAGTAGCTGATAATTTAAAAGATTACACTTTCTGGATTGCTTACCCCTACTACCAAGGATTGGGAACTATCACAAATTTATGCTTATTATTTGGCTATTCTATGCAAATATTTGCAGATTTTGCGGGTTATTCCTTGATAGCTATTGGTTTAGGTGCTTCCCTCGGTTATAGTCTTCCAGATAACTTTAATTTTCCTTATATTTCTCGCTCGATAGCTGAATTCTGGAGACGTTGGCATATTTCTTTATCAACTTGGTTGCGAGATTATTTATACATTTCCTTGGGTGGTAATCGGAAAGGAAAAGTAAGAACCTATATTAATTTAATGATCGTGATGACACTTGGGGGACTCTGGCATGGAGCAGCTTGGAGTTATGCCGTCTGGGGAATTTTTCACGGGATTGGATTGGCGATAGAAAGATTTTTAGGATTAGATAACCGTGAAAAGAATCTTACTGAAAATTCAAAATTTACTTGGAAAAACATTTTATTAGATTACTTGCAAATTCTGGCCGTATTCTCATTTGTTTCCTTAGGCTGGCTTTTGTTCAAGTTACCTCGTTTTGAAGAAGCATTAGATTTCCTAGTCAGTTTATTTCAAGATGTAGAACTAACTCCCCAACTAAGCAAAATAATCCCAGTGATGATTTTTTCTTTGCCAGTTATTATTTATCACATACCCCATTTGCCTCACTTACAAAAAAGTGAAGTAGATAATAACTACTTGCCTAAAAATGCTTGGTGGATTCTTTGTAAAGAAGTCGCAATTGGTATAATGCTTGCAGCTATATTATTGAATAGCGGTAATTCAGACGAATTTATTTACTTCCAGTTTTGA
- a CDS encoding DUF2281 domain-containing protein → METIGVETVYPHQLVLTIPARETMGVREHLTAVLDNLSDDLVAEVRDFAEFLQQKQQQKQAS, encoded by the coding sequence ATGGAGACAATCGGGGTAGAAACTGTTTATCCTCATCAATTAGTTTTAACAATTCCTGCTCGTGAAACGATGGGAGTTCGCGAACATTTAACAGCAGTGTTAGATAATTTATCGGATGATTTAGTGGCTGAAGTTCGTGACTTTGCGGAATTTTTACAGCAGAAACAGCAACAGAAGCAAGCCAGTTAA
- a CDS encoding PRC-barrel domain-containing protein gives MILFPVEKFYPNYRRKLFGGDDIKNLDVYASPTDRKLGVVKDALVDGNGIFRYLVIDLKFGEISKQILVPVTSSLVDYNERRVYVHQLNREKIKALPEYNETTQVDETYRQQVERIFNSLVSMS, from the coding sequence ATGATTCTTTTTCCTGTAGAAAAATTTTATCCCAATTATCGGAGAAAGCTTTTTGGTGGAGACGACATCAAAAATCTAGACGTATACGCCAGTCCTACCGATCGGAAGCTAGGTGTAGTAAAAGATGCTTTAGTAGATGGAAATGGTATTTTCCGATATTTAGTAATCGACTTGAAATTTGGGGAAATTAGCAAACAAATTTTAGTTCCCGTAACTAGTTCTCTGGTTGATTACAATGAAAGACGAGTTTACGTGCATCAACTTAATCGAGAAAAAATTAAAGCACTCCCTGAATATAACGAAACAACACAAGTTGACGAAACTTACCGCCAACAAGTGGAACGCATTTTTAATTCTCTGGTTTCCATGAGTTAA
- a CDS encoding GDYXXLXY domain-containing protein: protein MLEALAQEPNSSGRPDPGKPIALSSTRPFNLKADRSAIKGQMPYGQVTYGLEADRFPEDRREQINQDIGQTQSGQERQPGKSIPFVLEVEVNAQGNAVPVSWWVRDRNYRFHSSRFICQVAPSAAPAPAINPVLIP, encoded by the coding sequence ATTTTAGAAGCTCTCGCTCAAGAACCAAACTCTTCAGGTCGTCCCGATCCTGGGAAACCGATCGCACTTAGCAGCACTCGTCCTTTTAACTTAAAAGCCGATCGCTCAGCTATCAAGGGACAAATGCCCTATGGCCAAGTTACCTATGGACTGGAAGCCGATCGTTTCCCAGAAGATCGACGGGAACAAATTAATCAGGATATCGGACAAACTCAAAGCGGCCAAGAGAGACAGCCGGGAAAAAGCATACCTTTTGTGTTGGAAGTGGAGGTGAACGCCCAAGGCAATGCCGTTCCCGTTAGCTGGTGGGTACGCGATCGCAATTATCGCTTTCACTCATCCCGCTTCATTTGCCAAGTCGCACCCAGCGCCGCGCCAGCACCCGCGATCAACCCAGTGCTCATACCCTGA
- a CDS encoding bifunctional 4-hydroxy-2-oxoglutarate aldolase/2-dehydro-3-deoxy-phosphogluconate aldolase yields MSNECWLRLLQQQRAIAVIRAENLEIGYQMALAAASGGINSIEITWNSDKPQELIAKLRSELPNCTIGTGTLLNLNQMQQALAAGAQFLFTPHVDPALIRTALDVGIPIVPGALSPTEIVTAWQMGASCVKVFPIQAVGGVNYIRSLQGPLGHIPLIPTGGVTLENATEFLQAGAFAVGLAGDLFPQKLIAAGNWEAISQRAIKLMQQLQTKSNNRSTITKK; encoded by the coding sequence ATGTCTAATGAGTGTTGGCTAAGATTGTTGCAGCAACAGCGAGCGATCGCGGTGATTCGAGCCGAAAATCTAGAAATCGGTTATCAAATGGCTCTAGCTGCTGCCTCTGGTGGAATCAACTCGATCGAAATAACTTGGAATAGTGACAAACCACAAGAATTGATTGCGAAATTACGTTCCGAATTACCAAACTGTACGATCGGCACCGGTACCCTGCTAAACTTAAATCAGATGCAGCAGGCGTTAGCAGCTGGTGCCCAATTTCTCTTTACCCCTCACGTTGACCCAGCTTTGATTCGGACGGCGCTAGATGTGGGGATACCGATCGTTCCAGGGGCGCTCTCACCAACAGAAATTGTCACCGCATGGCAAATGGGAGCCAGTTGTGTCAAAGTGTTTCCCATTCAAGCAGTGGGAGGAGTAAATTATATCCGCAGTTTGCAAGGGCCACTGGGACATATCCCATTGATTCCCACTGGTGGAGTAACCCTAGAAAATGCTACGGAATTTTTGCAAGCAGGTGCATTTGCTGTTGGACTAGCAGGCGATTTATTTCCTCAGAAATTAATCGCGGCTGGGAATTGGGAAGCGATTTCACAAAGAGCGATAAAATTAATGCAACAGTTACAGACTAAATCAAATAATCGATCTACCATAACAAAGAAATAA
- a CDS encoding DUF2382 domain-containing protein, protein MALLKLNEFDPNYRETFEGDDVKGFDVYTEREEKVGTVSDVLVDEDGHFRYLVVDLGFWIFGKKVLLPVGLSRIDYNADRVYAMNMSREQAENLPEYSDRTVADYDYEERVRNVYRTPFNRTSSDFVPPVEASAPVEAGYTSFDRNDYTYDREPNLFGMNDRDHQTFRLYEERLIANKNRYKAGEVTVGKHIETETARVSVPVEKERVVIERTTPIDSGRAVAPGEVNFQEGEVARIEVYEETPDIRKEAFVREEVKVRKVVDRDTVDAEETIRREELDINTDGNPIIGSDRIPSDRI, encoded by the coding sequence ATGGCACTTTTGAAATTAAATGAATTCGATCCTAACTACCGAGAAACTTTTGAAGGTGATGACGTAAAAGGATTCGACGTATACACGGAAAGAGAAGAAAAAGTTGGCACGGTTAGCGATGTTTTAGTTGATGAAGATGGTCATTTTCGCTATTTAGTAGTAGACTTAGGTTTTTGGATTTTTGGCAAGAAAGTTTTACTGCCCGTTGGCCTTTCCCGCATCGACTATAATGCAGACCGGGTATATGCGATGAACATGAGTAGAGAACAAGCAGAAAACTTACCCGAATATAGCGATCGCACCGTTGCTGACTACGATTATGAAGAAAGAGTAAGAAACGTTTATCGTACTCCTTTTAATCGCACGTCCAGCGATTTCGTACCGCCAGTCGAAGCATCCGCGCCCGTAGAAGCAGGCTATACTAGTTTCGATCGCAATGACTACACCTACGATCGCGAACCCAACTTATTTGGCATGAACGATCGCGATCATCAAACTTTCAGACTTTATGAAGAAAGATTGATTGCTAATAAAAACCGCTACAAAGCAGGGGAAGTAACGGTTGGCAAACACATCGAAACCGAAACCGCTCGCGTGTCAGTTCCCGTAGAAAAAGAAAGAGTAGTAATCGAGCGTACTACTCCTATAGATAGCGGAAGAGCAGTTGCTCCCGGTGAAGTTAATTTCCAAGAAGGCGAAGTAGCACGCATCGAAGTCTACGAAGAAACCCCAGACATTCGCAAAGAAGCTTTTGTTCGCGAAGAAGTTAAAGTTAGGAAAGTAGTAGATCGGGATACCGTAGATGCTGAAGAAACTATCCGTCGGGAAGAATTAGATATCAACACCGATGGTAATCCCATTATCGGTTCCGATCGCATCCCATCTGACCGAATTTAA
- a CDS encoding DUF2382 domain-containing protein, with protein sequence MALAKIADFYPNYQNELFDGEDIKGIDVYSDLNNEKIGSVTDVLVDDDSGRIRYFVIDTGFWIFGKKILLPVGRSRVDANQQRIYAVGLTKDQAENLPEFNDLERVDYDYEDQVRGVYSPATTAQTDYAASDRNSYDYDRQPNLYGTNQQDHQTIKLYEERLIANKQRRKAGEVAVGKHVETETARVSVPVEKERVIVERTTPVDAGRPVAPGEANFREGEIAHMDIYEETADVRKEAYVREEVNVRKEVDRDTVNAQETIRREELDIDAAGNPIVDKSLNR encoded by the coding sequence ATGGCTCTTGCAAAAATAGCAGATTTCTATCCCAATTACCAAAACGAACTTTTTGATGGAGAAGATATCAAAGGAATCGATGTCTATTCCGATCTAAATAACGAAAAAATTGGTTCCGTAACGGATGTGTTAGTTGATGACGATAGCGGTCGGATTCGTTATTTTGTAATCGATACGGGATTTTGGATTTTCGGTAAGAAAATATTACTGCCAGTTGGTCGTTCCCGCGTTGACGCCAACCAACAACGCATTTATGCAGTAGGTTTGACCAAAGACCAAGCCGAAAATTTACCTGAATTCAACGACTTAGAACGAGTTGACTACGATTATGAAGACCAGGTAAGAGGAGTTTATAGTCCTGCAACTACTGCACAAACAGATTATGCAGCATCCGATCGCAATAGCTACGATTACGATCGACAACCAAATCTGTACGGTACGAACCAACAAGACCACCAAACCATCAAACTCTACGAAGAACGCCTGATTGCTAACAAACAACGCCGCAAAGCAGGGGAAGTAGCGGTTGGTAAGCACGTTGAAACCGAGACTGCTAGAGTTTCCGTCCCGGTAGAAAAAGAACGAGTGATCGTTGAGCGGACTACTCCCGTAGATGCCGGCAGACCAGTTGCGCCTGGTGAAGCGAACTTCCGGGAGGGAGAAATCGCACACATGGATATTTATGAAGAAACTGCTGATGTTCGTAAAGAAGCCTACGTGCGTGAAGAAGTAAACGTTCGTAAAGAAGTCGATCGCGACACTGTAAATGCACAAGAAACGATTCGTCGCGAAGAATTAGATATCGACGCAGCGGGTAATCCAATTGTGGACAAATCCCTTAATAGATAG
- a CDS encoding L,D-transpeptidase, translating to MENIIRSAWLRRSGTFWAGLVLVLVALFSWSTPAEAASRSGRQTQVSQSRITRTVGTKARRAKRNKAKAVRARGRGRWIEVNLAKQRLIAWENGRVVYSSRISSGKSATPTRRGVFSIQRKYRAKTMRGRGYVAPNVPYTMFYSGGYAIHGAYWHNRFGTPVSHGCVNLPVSASRRLYSWAGVGTKVVVR from the coding sequence ATGGAAAATATCATTCGCTCTGCTTGGTTACGGCGCTCTGGGACTTTTTGGGCTGGTTTGGTTTTGGTATTGGTGGCTTTATTTTCGTGGTCAACGCCTGCGGAGGCTGCATCGCGATCGGGAAGACAAACCCAAGTCAGTCAAAGTAGAATTACTAGAACAGTTGGTACAAAAGCACGCCGCGCTAAACGCAACAAAGCAAAAGCAGTGCGGGCAAGAGGTAGAGGACGCTGGATCGAGGTTAACCTAGCAAAGCAACGGTTAATTGCTTGGGAAAATGGCAGAGTGGTTTATTCTAGCCGGATTTCCAGTGGTAAATCCGCTACTCCCACTCGTCGTGGCGTATTTAGCATTCAACGGAAGTATCGCGCTAAGACAATGCGGGGAAGGGGTTACGTAGCGCCTAACGTTCCCTATACCATGTTTTATTCTGGTGGCTATGCCATTCACGGTGCTTATTGGCATAACCGATTTGGTACGCCAGTTAGTCACGGCTGCGTTAATTTACCAGTAAGCGCATCCCGTCGGTTATATAGTTGGGCTGGTGTTGGTACAAAAGTAGTAGTCCGGTAA
- a CDS encoding Hsp70 family protein translates to MTIAIDFGTSNTVITRWNPVTQKPETLSLPGVSVQMSQNPPLIPSLLYVEDASSGKVVVGQAVRDRGLDLKTDPRFFRSFKRGIGAEIQGFLPELDGKIVTFEQVGEWFLTHLIEKVQTVSPDVGESLILTVPVDSFEAYRYWLGKVCQSLPVQQVRMLDEPTAAALGYGMGDSQILLVIDFGGGTLDLSLVRLDTTVSKKPLGFILKWGEKSLAESSGQKPKTARVLAKAGQNLGGSDIDNWVIDYFAKTQGLTTTPLTTRLAERLKIQLSLQRSGREVYFNDETLDSYELELDRDRFEEILKEHQFFDKLDESMNQVLQQARRQGIEVSDIDAVLLVGGTVQIPSVQTWVQQYFDHKKIRCERPFEAIAQGALQLTQGIELKDFLYHSYGIRYWDRRHSKHNWHPLIKAGQPYPMSEPVELTLGASVENQPSIELIIGELGAESTTGMEVYFDGDRLITRSLTGDRTQVKPLNDREGARTIAQLTPPGYPGSDRIRILFQVDSDRFLRMTVKDILTKETLLDDRPVVQLS, encoded by the coding sequence ATGACGATCGCAATTGATTTCGGAACTAGCAACACGGTAATTACTCGCTGGAACCCAGTCACCCAAAAGCCAGAAACCTTAAGCTTACCCGGCGTCTCGGTTCAGATGAGTCAGAACCCGCCTTTAATTCCCAGCCTGCTCTATGTAGAAGATGCCTCCTCCGGTAAAGTGGTAGTGGGGCAAGCAGTGCGCGATCGCGGTTTGGATCTCAAAACCGATCCCCGCTTTTTTCGCAGTTTTAAACGAGGAATTGGCGCAGAGATTCAAGGTTTTCTGCCCGAATTAGATGGAAAAATCGTTACTTTTGAACAAGTGGGAGAATGGTTTCTCACTCACTTAATTGAAAAAGTACAAACAGTCTCCCCAGATGTGGGAGAATCTTTAATCTTGACTGTTCCGGTAGATAGTTTTGAAGCTTACCGTTACTGGTTGGGAAAAGTTTGTCAATCTCTCCCAGTACAACAAGTGCGGATGTTAGACGAACCCACTGCCGCTGCTTTAGGCTACGGAATGGGAGATAGTCAAATTCTGTTAGTAATAGATTTTGGTGGCGGTACGCTGGATCTTTCTCTAGTACGGTTAGATACGACAGTTAGCAAAAAACCCCTTGGCTTTATTCTCAAATGGGGTGAAAAATCCTTAGCAGAATCTTCCGGACAAAAGCCAAAAACTGCCCGCGTTTTGGCAAAAGCAGGTCAAAATTTAGGCGGTTCCGATATTGATAATTGGGTGATAGATTACTTTGCCAAAACTCAAGGTTTGACTACTACTCCTTTAACTACTCGTTTGGCAGAACGATTGAAAATTCAGTTGTCTTTGCAAAGAAGCGGACGAGAAGTTTATTTTAATGATGAAACTCTCGATAGTTACGAGTTGGAGTTAGATCGCGATCGCTTTGAAGAGATATTGAAAGAACATCAGTTTTTTGATAAACTCGATGAGTCGATGAATCAAGTGCTTCAGCAAGCGCGACGACAAGGAATCGAAGTTTCTGACATTGATGCGGTTTTGTTAGTCGGCGGTACTGTGCAAATCCCATCTGTGCAAACTTGGGTGCAGCAATATTTTGATCATAAAAAGATTCGCTGCGAACGACCTTTTGAAGCGATCGCCCAAGGTGCCTTACAATTAACCCAAGGCATTGAACTAAAAGATTTTCTCTATCACAGTTACGGTATTCGTTATTGGGATCGTCGTCATAGCAAGCACAACTGGCATCCTTTAATTAAAGCCGGTCAACCTTATCCGATGAGCGAACCAGTAGAATTAACTTTGGGTGCTTCTGTGGAAAATCAGCCCAGCATTGAATTAATTATTGGTGAGTTGGGTGCTGAATCAACCACTGGTATGGAAGTTTATTTTGATGGCGATCGTTTAATTACTCGTAGTTTGACAGGCGATCGCACTCAAGTCAAACCTCTAAATGACAGAGAAGGTGCGCGTACTATCGCCCAACTCACACCCCCAGGTTATCCGGGAAGCGATCGCATCAGAATCTTGTTTCAGGTGGATAGCGATCGCTTTTTGCGAATGACCGTCAAAGATATCCTAACCAAAGAAACTCTCTTAGACGATCGACCAGTAGTTCAACTCAGCTAA
- a CDS encoding L,D-transpeptidase, giving the protein MPKVFSSFWLRCSSALLLSAIVTLTSLSAWSRPKSQVNSSTATTSVANQPRPRVTYRVRKQSVNRYQPKPRVTYAVRKNSVNRDRPKSRVTYAVRRKSTTRYIPKRSVSSVKPQNSLANKALKQKIAEKILSLQQTNQRWIQIDLSSQRLIAWEGTNPVYAVVVSTGKRSTPTPIGTFAVKTKYESTRMVGPGYDVSNVPHTMYYHGGYAIHGAYWHNKFGTPVSHGCTNVAPDHAEWLFDWATVGTPIVVHY; this is encoded by the coding sequence GTGCCAAAAGTTTTTTCTTCTTTTTGGTTACGTTGCTCAAGCGCTTTATTGCTTAGTGCTATAGTAACTTTAACTAGCTTGTCAGCTTGGTCAAGACCAAAATCGCAGGTTAATTCTTCAACCGCAACCACATCTGTTGCTAATCAACCAAGACCGCGAGTAACTTACAGAGTTAGAAAACAATCTGTCAATCGCTATCAACCTAAACCGCGCGTTACTTATGCAGTCCGGAAAAATTCCGTCAATCGCGATCGACCAAAGTCGCGAGTGACATATGCAGTCCGCAGAAAATCAACTACTCGCTATATTCCAAAACGGTCTGTTAGTTCCGTAAAACCACAAAATTCTCTCGCCAACAAAGCTCTCAAACAGAAGATAGCAGAGAAAATTTTGAGTTTACAACAAACCAATCAACGTTGGATTCAAATAGACTTATCAAGTCAACGCCTGATCGCCTGGGAAGGTACAAATCCAGTTTATGCTGTCGTAGTTTCCACTGGTAAAAGATCTACCCCCACACCCATCGGTACTTTTGCCGTTAAAACTAAGTACGAATCTACCAGAATGGTAGGGCCGGGATACGATGTAAGCAACGTGCCTCATACTATGTACTATCATGGAGGCTACGCCATTCACGGTGCTTACTGGCATAACAAATTTGGCACGCCAGTTAGTCATGGTTGCACTAATGTAGCTCCGGATCATGCAGAATGGTTGTTCGATTGGGCTACTGTAGGAACGCCGATCGTCGTGCATTATTGA